The stretch of DNA ATAAACCGATCGCCTTCATTTTGTACCATTTGATAAAGATGAACCAGGTCGGGATTATTTTCTGCTAAAAGGTAACTGTCATATACAGAGTTTAGGAACACTGCGCCAGAACCCGTAAAGGGTTCTATTAAACGTCTGGCTGGTTTCAGATGAGCTAGTATATGGTTTAAGCAATGGTATTTATTGCCTGCCCATTTAAGAAAGGGACGATATTTAACCATAAGCATTCAGATCGAATAAACTATTCAAATCTCAGTCCAAAAGGCTGAAGTATCGCCTACCAAACTCTAAAACGCAATGGTCAGTAAAAAAATCGCAGTCAGAGCCACCAAACTCAGCATAGCGTTGCCGCCGGGCACAATTTGCAGGCTGTCTGAGTTATCAATCCTGCGCGCACTCCAGGTCATTACTGCAGGCATAAGCAATAATAAAATAACACAGCAAACCCCGGCATAACCCAAGGCATGCAGGTATATTCCGGGATTGATTAACACTACGAAAAGGGGAGGCAGAAAAGTCAGCGCCAGAGTCCCTTTACCTTGAAGCCCGGATTTCTTTAAGGACAAGCCATCAGCCAGGAAATCAAATAACCCGATTGAGACTCCCAGGAATGCGGTAACCATACAAATCGAGGTGAAAAAGCCAAAAAAGCCGGTGATCCATTGGCTATGAACTGCACTGCTCAGCGCATTAGTTAAGCCGCTAGTCGCATGTTCTGTTGTCATCAGGCTTAATAAACCTTCATCACCCTCACGAGATACGACACCCATAATTACCGCATCCCATATGATGTAGCAAGCCAGGGGAATTAGTGAACCGTATAAAATAACTCGTCGTAGAGAAGCCACATCTTCATTAAAATAATCGCGCAGACTGGGTACGATCGATGCGAAACCAAATGAGGTAATCAGAATCATAAGACTGCCTGTAATGGCTTTTACTGAGCCGCCGCTTAGGCTGCTGGTATCCACATGCGGGCTGATAATAGCCACTAATAACAGATAAACCCCAAGTTTGCCGAACATCAATCCACGATTAACATAATCAACCGCACGGATCCCTGCATAAACCACCAGGCTGAATACTAAAGTAAAAAGCAATGAAGTAATCCAACTGGGAAAAGCGATACCCAGTCTTGCTAAAATGCCATTTAATACGTCACTGCCCCCTGAAATATAGGCTGCCAGCAGCGTGTAAAGCAAGAATAAGTAGGTGATCCAGGCAATAATCTGCCCAGGCAAGCCCAGGGTTGACTTGGCCATAGACACCATATTGCTACCGGGAGGAAGCCGCAAATTGACTTCGAGGATTAGAAATGCCCCCACAGTCATAATCAGCCAGCAGAGTA from Legionella quinlivanii encodes:
- a CDS encoding amino acid permease, coding for MTNSKLLGGILLIVGTSIGGGMLALPVSTAEVGFTNSIFFLILCWLIMTVGAFLILEVNLRLPPGSNMVSMAKSTLGLPGQIIAWITYLFLLYTLLAAYISGGSDVLNGILARLGIAFPSWITSLLFTLVFSLVVYAGIRAVDYVNRGLMFGKLGVYLLLVAIISPHVDTSSLSGGSVKAITGSLMILITSFGFASIVPSLRDYFNEDVASLRRVILYGSLIPLACYIIWDAVIMGVVSREGDEGLLSLMTTEHATSGLTNALSSAVHSQWITGFFGFFTSICMVTAFLGVSIGLFDFLADGLSLKKSGLQGKGTLALTFLPPLFVVLINPGIYLHALGYAGVCCVILLLLMPAVMTWSARRIDNSDSLQIVPGGNAMLSLVALTAIFLLTIAF